The sequence TTTGAAACAATACATAAGATGGGTTAAAGTTGGAAACGTTTCAAACCTAGTATTGTTTTCAAAGCTTTGATTAGGCTTGACCAACTTCTAAgaaaagtttataattttgtgcaaaatctgagcgtttttcaaaaagtgtaatAACttgtgaataatttttttagcatGCTATAGAGTATTTGttgaataaactttttttaaaatccaagTTGCCAAGAAACGCCTGACGCAAAGAAAAACTGTCTCTAACCCTATCAAACATGCATGACATACTAATTTCAGTGGACTTGGATACATCATCAGCTCAAACGTTTCTAGTCTCACTGGCTCATGGCAATGGGGTGTCCGTGTGACGGGTATTGGTGGAATCGTTGCTCTTCTAGCTCTTCTGTTTATGGTTCATGAGCCAGAACGAGGTGCCGCTGAGAAATTGGAGGGAAAAGATACTACTGTCAGGCCTTCTACGTCTTATTGGAAAGATCTGAAAGTGCTGTTAAAATGGTATTGAAAATGACGTTCTTGGAGattaattattgtttttaagCCCAACCTACGTGGTAACTACATTGGCTTACACAGCTTTAATATTTGTCAGTGGAACATTGACATGGTGGATGCCAACGATTATTGAATACTCGGCAGCCTGGACAAGAGGATACAAAAGTATTAAGGAGCTTCCCCTgtcttttaaaaatgagttAGTTTGAATGGCTTTAGCCAACTCTAACATCAACAtgtatttcgaaattttcagaacgggTCTTATTTTTGGTCTGCTAACAACTGCTTGTGGAATAATTGGAACTCTTCTAGGAAACCTTCTTGCTCAATGTTTTCTGTATGGTTGGCTCGGAGCTTGGAGCAAAACGAAACGTGCTCATTTAGTAGCCGCAGGGTGTGGAGCTCTTATATCTACGCCATGTTTAGTTGTCGTTTTTGTATTTGGTCACAGCAGTGAACTGCTTACCTGGATCATGGTTGGAGTTTCCATCACTGGACTTTGCTTTAATTGGAGTTTGAATGTAGAAGTTTTTAATGTGAGttcaaaacggaaaaaaaggattattaagaatattcattttttcagcaaattgtgGCTCCAGAGAGGAGGAGTACTGCATTTTCATACGTTACTTTGATCTCACATTTGTGCGGTGATGCATCAGGACCATATATTATTGGAGCGGTAAGTTGAAAAAACTAaggaaagtgaaaaaaaaacaccaaaatacTCTTGATATCTTACtaattgattttattaacAATTAAACCTCTTAAAACCAGAAACAGtgagtatttgaaattttaagttaaaaagaaaaaatcaaaaaaaaaacagaaggaGAAAATAAAGATTGATaataaatttcgagttttggaacaattttgagccaaagTAAACTAGAGCGATGATCGAATTTTCGcttcctaaaaattttccactgagTTCAAAATAAAGATTTTAACAAGAAATTGAAGCAAACTGAATGCAAAAGTATTGTCAGATATCCGATGCAATCAAGTCAAATCACCTTGATTCCCCAGAATGGGATTACAAATCACTGGCGTATGCGTCAATGCTTGCACCAGTAATGATGGGTATTTCCACAGTACTCTATTTTGTGGCTGCTATTATTTTTAAGCGGGATGCACGAAGACTTGTTCGAGAAATGAGTGAGTTCAAGTTTACCCAATCTCTTTCATAATCcccaaattcatttttgtgaCTGTCTCCTTAAGACACATTTTCGTATGCACTATTTAATTTCAGCTCGAAACGAGAGTGATGATCAAGAGAAGTCGTACACAAACGGCATTTGGGCTGACGACTGTCTTACACATTCATCTAAATTCTGatcataatttattgatttttattcttcaatctgttcttgttgttttttttttcaaattattattttcatattttctgtcCCTCGTTGTTGTGTCATTCTGTTCTTTACTCTGAAATCTGCAACTTTGATGCCTTCAAAACCGTATTTTCTATTCATGTATTTTACAACTTCCTCCGGTCATTTATTCGCTAGCAATTAAACGATTATGTTCTATACTTTCCTAGACACAACATACAGTCACAAAAACATGACAATATTTCatcattctttttttgtccTCACAAGAACTTGCTACactcatttttcgtttttttttctaagatGACAAATGTGAACTCACAATCAGTACAAAATTCTTACAGATATGTaagtaaaatgttttttcagaattcaaagtTAGTTGATTTCAACGTTATGTAAACTACGGGGTTGGATCCAATCGCATTTTCTTCTACTAGTCTTGTATTTAATTTCTTCAGTTCACTAGTCTATAACTCACCTGACAGAGAAATATTCTGTCGTAGTGCATCTAACCGACCTTGCAACTTTCAAATACTTTACAAGCCTTACagttattttaatttgaaaatctaaacttttttgcatttgtgTTGAATATCGTCCTAGCACGAACTGAATGATTGCAGAAAAGAATaagtgtcaaaaaatttgtcaaatttaaaaactctcatatgaaacgtgg comes from Caenorhabditis elegans chromosome X and encodes:
- the spin-3 gene encoding Major facilitator superfamily (MFS) profile domain-containing protein (Confirmed by transcript evidence), whose translation is MVNERKDYISIVILFVVNLINNVDRYTIAGVLPDVQSYYNINDSMGGMIQTVFLISFMIGSPICGYLGDRFNRKYVMLVGIVIWLICVCASTFIPRNLFPLFLFFRSLVGIGEASYVNICPTMISDMFTSDKRTRVYMLFYLAVPVGSGLGYIISSNVSSLTGSWQWGVRVTGIGGIVALLALLFMVHEPERGAAEKLEGKDTTVRPSTSYWKDLKVLLKCPTYVVTTLAYTALIFVSGTLTWWMPTIIEYSAAWTRGYKSIKELPLSFKNETGLIFGLLTTACGIIGTLLGNLLAQCFLYGWLGAWSKTKRAHLVAAGCGALISTPCLVVVFVFGHSSELLTWIMVGVSITGLCFNWSLNVEVFNQIVAPERRSTAFSYVTLISHLCGDASGPYIIGAISDAIKSNHLDSPEWDYKSLAYASMLAPVMMGISTVLYFVAAIIFKRDARRLVREMTRNESDDQEKSYTNGIWADDCLTHSSKF